Below is a genomic region from Spiroplasma endosymbiont of Dioctria linearis.
AAAGTTGTCAATAATAATGATTGACTGGGGAAGATGTCTCTTATAGATTTTTTAAGAGAAATTGGTAAGGATTTTAATTTAGCTTATTTACTTGCAAAGGAAAACATATCTTCTAGAATTGAAAAGGGACTAAGTATTACAGAATTTTCATATACAATGCTTCAGGGATATGACTTCTATAAATTATATGAAGACCATAATTGTTGAATGCAAATTGGGGGTTCAGATCAATGAGGTAATATCACAAGTGGAATAGATTATATTGCAAGTAAAATTGGTAGAGAACATTCAAAGGCTTGTGGAATAACAATGAATCTTTTAACAAAAAAAGATGGAGTAAAGTTTGGCAAAACAGAATCTGGAGCAATCTGATTAGATAAAACAAAAACTAGTGAATATGAGTTTTATCAGTTTTTTATTAATCAAGATGATGAAGATTGTGAAAAGTTATTTAAATTTCTAACTACTGTCTCATTACAAGAAATTGAAAAAGTTAAGAAGGAACACTCAAAAGAACCTTTTAAAAGATTAATGCAAAAAAAATTAGCTCAGGAAATAACAACTTTTGTTCATGGAGTAGATGGCCTAAAGAAAGCTGAAAAAATAACTCAAGCATTATTTAGTGGTAATATAGTTGATTTAGAAGAGCAAGAATTATTATCAATAATTAATTCAATGGAAAAAGTACAAGTAAATAATAATAAAACTATGGCTGATTTTTTAGTGGAATCTAAAATAGCAACTTCAAAGAGAGAGGCAAGAGAACTACTTAATGAAGGAGCTATTTGAATTAATAACAATAATAAATTTGACGATAATACTATTGTTAATAAAAAAATGGCAACAATAGATAATTTTATTATTGTTAAAAAAGGTAAGAAAAAATATATAGTTATAGAAATTTTATAGGAGTACTTAATTATGAATTTTAATTTAATCTTAAAAAAAACTTTAGAAGAAATTTTAAATTATTTTAATGAAGAGTGTTTTAAAAATATAAAGGTAAATAATAAAAGTATAAAACTAGGATCAAAGGAATTAGTAGATAAAATTACTACTGAAAGTTTAGAATTAATTGATTCAATTATTTTTGAAATAAATGGTCTAAGACAAGAAAATCAGGAAATTTTAACAAGACCTAATGTTGATCATAAACTTTATGCAAGTACAGAAATTTTATTATCATCTGCCTTTGAAGCTTTCAAAAAAGTTAAAGAATCATTTAAAGATTTAAATTTTTTGAAACACTCACAATCTGATGTAGACTTAATTGATCTAAATGAAAAATTTGTTGTAAGAAAATTAACCTCAAATTGTCAAAGAGTTTTAAATAAGTATGAAAATTTGCCTTCAAGATTTTTAGATAATTTAAAAGTAGAAGAACTTTTAAATTGCTTTAAAAAAATAATTCCTTGTGAAAATATTAATGATATTGTTGTTTTAGCAAGAGAAGTTTTAATAAAACAAGATGAAATAAAAAGATTAGATTACTTCATTGATTACAATGCTCTTGTTGATGAATACGGATGAGTGCATAATATTGTTAAATTATCTTCAGCAAATGCTGAACATATGGGTTTAATAGTAAACGTTGAAATATTTTCAAATGTAATATCTCAAAGTTTTTTTAGTAACTCAAAAGTTAATATTTAAAAAACTGATATTTCTATATATCAGTTTTTTTAGTTTTATTCATTTCATGTATTTTTTTGAAATAAGATTTTTTAAATGGATAATAAATGGTTCCATTTTTAATTCTTTCGAGATATTCCTTTTTAATTTTTGTTTGAAATAATTCATTTTTTTCAGAGCTGGGATTATTGTAAAAAGTATAAACTACATGATCTAGAATATCAGCTAGTCTAATAACATCAGTTAGCTTACTTGAAAGGTAGTAGGTATTTATAGTATATGGTTTTTCAATATAATTAGTTTTTAAGAGATTTTCTAATTGATTATATTCAGTTTTCTTTAAATTTCTTTCATCCATCAGAATAAAAATTCTTTTACATTTTTCTTCAAAAGAAAATAATTTTGAATTAAAATGTACTAAATTGTTAACAAAGAAATCATATGCTAACATTTCATTAACAGTAAAATGTTCACTAAGTTCTTTTCTAGAAACAACAGAAAAAATAGGATATATAAGATTACCAATTTCTTCAAATATTCTATTTATAAAATCTACCATTGCCAGTTCATCAGATTTGTTTCCTTTTAACTCAAAGTTTTTGGGAATATTATATTTATTCTTAATCTCATTTTCAATTAGACGAATTTTTGTCTTAACAAGGTCCTTATCAGAATATAAAAAACCACCAACAATAAAGTAGTTCGCTATATCATTTTTATTTAATTTTCCGCTTTCATCTAAAGCAATGTATAATTTTTCATCTATGAAATTTGCCATAAAATTCCTCATTTATAATATTTTATCATATATGAATATTTAAATATTTAAATATTCATAGGTTAGTTATTAGTGTTGTATTATAATAACAAAGAGTGAAAAGAGGTTCTTTATGAATTTAGCAAATAAAATTACATTAGTTAGAATACTTTTAATTCCCTTAATAGTTATCTTGCTACTATTAACTCCAGTAGACCCTATTTATAGTGGAGTGCCTGCACTAAAATTAACTGTTATTAATATTGGAAATTATAATCTGACATTAACATATCTAATTGCGGGAATATTATTTATTATTGCTAGTTTAACAGATATGTTGGATGGTTATGTAGCTAGAAAATATAATATGGTTACAAATTTTGGTAAGTTTTTCGATTCAATTGCAGATAAACTTTTAACTAATGCAATTTTAATTATATTTGCTTGCTTTAAAATAATTCCAATTTGGATGTGTGTTATTTTAATATGTAGAGATTTTATAATTGATGTTGTAAGGCAAATATTAGCGAATTCTGCAGTGGTAATGGCTGCAAATCAAATGGGAAGAATTAGAGCAACAGCTGAAATGTTAGGTTTATCAATTTTATTTTTCTTGGGTATTCAATGTTGAGATGGAATGGGAGAGTATGGTTGAGTAAACCAAGTTGTTATAATTCCAATGTATTTAACTACACTTCTTTCAATTATTTCTGCTTTTATATATATAAAAGCAAATAAAAAAGTTTTATTTGATAGTTCAATGGAGAAAAAAAATGAAGAAAAACCAGAATAAAAACTCATATGCTATAGTAACGGGAGCAAGTAAGGGACTTGGCTATGCATATTGTGAAGAACTACTTAAGTTGGGTTATAACATTATTGGTGTGGCAAGAGATACAAGTTCTCTTAAAGAACTACAAAATAAGTATTTGGAATTAAAAGTGGAAGCATGAGATATAGATCTAAGCGATATTAAAAACTCCTATAAACTTATTGAGAAAACTAAAAATTTTGACATTGAAATTGTAATTAATAATGCTGGTTATGGTGTTTGAGGTTTTTTTGAAGAAACTGATTTAGAGCAAGAACTAAATATGATAGACTTAAATATTAAAACGCTGCATATAATTACTAAACTATATGTTCAAGAATTTCAAAAAAATAACAAGGGTAGAATATTTAATATAGGTTCTATGGCATCATTTACTCCAGCTCCGGTTTTTTCAAGCTACTATGCTTCAAAAGCTTATGTTTGAAGTTTGGGAGTAGCAATTAATACAGAATTGAAAAAAGCCAAATCTAAAGTTAGAGTTATCACTTTATGTCCAGGACCTTTAAAAACTGACTTTTGAAATAGAAGTAGTAACCAAAAAGAGGCAAAATATAAATCAACAATTAAAGTTATGAAGACAAGTGTGTATGCAAAAAAGAGTTTGTATGCGGGACTAAAAACTAAAAGAAAAAACTATATCATAACAGGTAGAAGTAATAAGTTTGCTAAATCCCTTACAAAATGAGCGCCTCAATCAGTAGTATTGAACTCTGTTTATAATTATCAAAGAAAGAGAAAATAATGTTAAGTAATAAAAATATTGAATTAGCTATAAACCTTTTAAATAAAAACAAAATAGTTATTTTACCAACAGATACAATATATGGTATTAGTGCTCTTTATAGCGAAGAAAATCAAAAAAAAATTAATTTAATTAAAAAGTCAGAGTCCTCAAAAAAGCTAATTATTCTATTCTCAAGATTTAATCAGTTAAAAAAAATTGTAAAAGTTGATAAAGCTTTTAAAAAAAATACTAAGGAGAAATTACCCATAACTCAAATTATTAATTCTAAATTTGGTCCAATGGCTTTTAGAAAGGTCAAAAGAAAAGATTTGAAGAAAATAATAAATAGAGTAGGTCTAATTTTCTCAACGAGTGTTAACTATTCGGGAAATAAATTTTTAACCAAAAAAGAAGAATTAGAATTATTTAATATACAAATTAGTGAGATATTTTGAGATGGTGAACTAAGTTCCAAACCTTCAAAAATTGTAAATCTTGCTACTAATAAAGTGATTAGAGAATAAAAAAAATTATCTACTTATAGATAATTTTTTTTATTAATATACTTTTAATTGAAATTGGAATTTTATTTATATTAATATAAAATATTTGTACAAGTGGGTTTTATGGGTGGGTTATGAAAAAGGAGATAAGTATGAAATATTTATTAAGTTTAATAGGAATTTCACTTTTTGGAGCTGGAATAATTTTACAAACTCCGATCTCTAAAAATAGTGAAAATTATTTAAAAGCTATTAACAATCTAGATAATAATTTAATTTTAAATAATGAGGCTTATGCTAAAACAAATATTACTGTTTTTAAACCAACAGATATTACAGTTAATTTAAATTTGGTATCATCAGATTCAAAATCTATTGGTGAAGAAATACTATTGACATTAATGATTGAAAATCCTGAAATACCGGAATTAATTGATGTATATTTTTCTTATTCATCAAACCCTAATATGTGAGAATTTAAGAATATTAATTTAACAAAACCAAATCCAGGAATGGTTGTTGAATATGAAAATGCTACAATTTTAGCAAAACCAAATAATCCCGATTTTATTGGTGCAATGAGATTTAATGTTAAATTAATAAATAAGGAAAATCAACATTTAATACCTCTTACAAATCACATAACTAAAAGAAATTTGGGTATGTTAAATGATAATAAAACTTCTACAATACTTAAAGTTTTAAAGGAAAAAAACCAAAATGTTATTTTAGATGAAATAAGCGTAACTCAAATTACAACAACAGATGCTATTATTTTGCCTAAAGATGATAGTTCAGTTTATGACCCAACAACTAGCGTAGTGATTACTTTTACAGTTCCAAATTCTTCTTTAATCTCTGTTGATATGAATAGAGAATTGAGAATTGTGACAACTAGTTATTCAGATAACTATTTTGTAATTGAAAAAAATATTGGCTTCACAACAACACCAGTTAAAAGTGTATCTTGAGCTGATGGGACTGCTGATTCAAGTGTAGAATTTGGAATTTATAGAGCATCAAATACAATTTATGATAAAAATTACCAATACTCAGTTACTCAGAAAAGGGTTACTGGTATTGCAGGAGCTAGAAGTGTTGCTACATATAATAGAATAAATAAAAAAGCTGGTGGAGGGGGAATTATTCCAACTTATTTAATAGCAAGAACATTCTCTGGAGTATCTCAGTATAAAAATGAAAAAGGCGAAACTATTATTCAATTTGTAAATGTTATGGAAGCTCAATCATCTAATATTAAAGACGCAAGTTTTACACAAAGATGATCGGGTGAGGCTACTTTTAATATTAAATATTAGATATTAAAAAATTTAATTTTTAATATTAAATTATTACCTATATAAAAACCCCCTAATTAAAATTAAGGGGTTTTTATATTATTTAATTAAACGGTTGTATCATTCAACAATTAATGCTTCATTAATTTCTTGGTTTAATTCTTTTCTTTCTGGCAATCTTAATAGTGATCCAGTTAGTTTTATTTTATCAAATTTTACAAATTCAACAGTTGATACATTTGATGCTAATGCTTCAACAATTTTGTCATTTTTTTGCATTTTTTCTTTAACAGAAATAATATCTCCAATTTTAACTGAGTAAGAAGGAATATCTAATTTTTTTCCATTAACTAAGATATGTCCGTGAGAAACTAATTGTCTTGCTCCCTGTCTTGTTAATGATAATCCCATTCTGTAAATTACATTATCTAATCTTGATTCTAATTGTTGTAAGAAAATTGTACCTGTAATTCCTTTAATTTTTTTAGCTCTTGCATAAGTGTTTCTGAATTGTCTTTCAGTTAATCCATACATAAATTTCACTTTTTGCTTTTCTTGCATTTGTTGACCATAACCTGATAGTTTAGTTCTTCTTGCTCCATGTTGACCAGGTGCTGTAGTTCTTTTTTTACCTTTTGAGAACTCTTTTCCTGTTTCTAAGATAGAAAATCCATATCTTCTAGCTTTTTTAAATGTAGAGCCTGTATATCTTGACATACTTTAAATCCTCTTAATTTTCTATTTTTTTTATTATACTATTTTGGAAAATCCTAACTAAAGTTAAACTCCAGCAAAGGAAGTCTATATTTCGCCCTTCATCTGCAGGGGTTACTTTTAATAAGTTATAGACTAATTATTTTGCAGTGTTTAATTGCAGATTAACCAAAAATAATTATATCTTAAATAAAGAGTAAAAAATAAGATATTTTAAAAAAACAACAAGATTTATGTATATGATATAATGAAATTAATTCTAAGGAAGTATTATATGAAAATATTATGGGATATTGATCAAATATTTAAGAATCCAATATACATATCTGCTTTATGTATTTTTTTTGCTTGCCTTATTGCAACAATCATTATCCTTATTTTACTAAGTATTTATAAAAAAATACTTCAAATTGCAGCTAAAACAATTGATTTAATTGATGATTTGAAAAAATCGCCTTTAAAATATCGTTTAAATAGAATATCAATAATATTTGACGAAACAGGTAGTTTTGAAAAGGAACTAATGATTTGAAGAACAAAGTATGAAATTTTATTTGAAAAAGAACTACAAAAAATATTTGTTGATTTTGTTTCATTATTAGAAGATAAAAAAAATACTTTACCTAACTTAAAAAATGTTAAAAAATTTGAAGCAATATATTCAAGAGTAACAAACATTAATAAGAATGTTCATGATATTTTTATTGATATTATGAACTATCTTGAAATTGAATTTATTCAAAGAGACTCAATAACATTCCAAAAAGAGTTATTCAGAATATTAAAAGATGAGGTTATAATGACAACATTTAAAGATGTTGCAATTGATGAAGAAAAATTAAAAAATACAATTGAGCAAATTGATGAACTTTTTGAAGATTTCTATTTAAAATTGGATGAAGGTAAATATAAGGAAAGTTGAGATTATTTATTAAAAATTGATCAAGCACTAGTTTTTCTAATTGAGCTGTTAGATTCAATTCCTTATGTAATTTCAACAATTACTACTGTAATCCCTGAATTAATGATAAGTTTAAAAAATAAACATATTACATTTGGACCAGTTGAAAGAAAATTACCTAGAAATGCAATTAAGTATGCTGAACTTGAAAATCAAGTTGATAAGTTAAGAATTAAAATAAATAATGAATTAAAAAAATTACAGTTCAAAAAGGCAAATAGAACTTTAAAAGAAGTTTTTAATCAAATTGCGGTTTTTAAAAGTTCAGTTGAAAATGAAGATAATTTAAAATCATTTTTTGAAGTTAGAACTCCAGAAATTAGAAACAAGTTTGATAGAATTGAG
It encodes:
- a CDS encoding septation ring formation regulator EzrA yields the protein MKILWDIDQIFKNPIYISALCIFFACLIATIIILILLSIYKKILQIAAKTIDLIDDLKKSPLKYRLNRISIIFDETGSFEKELMIWRTKYEILFEKELQKIFVDFVSLLEDKKNTLPNLKNVKKFEAIYSRVTNINKNVHDIFIDIMNYLEIEFIQRDSITFQKELFRILKDEVIMTTFKDVAIDEEKLKNTIEQIDELFEDFYLKLDEGKYKESWDYLLKIDQALVFLIELLDSIPYVISTITTVIPELMISLKNKHITFGPVERKLPRNAIKYAELENQVDKLRIKINNELKKLQFKKANRTLKEVFNQIAVFKSSVENEDNLKSFFEVRTPEIRNKFDRIEQSSRYIERDFVKVEGISKQISKERNEFENAKSSFRKTKTRADLLFSQIDLGTNSGNEIILTDIKTQMLELMDQSLKDMTALERSAKIVESKSTNIDSLENQIIFVQSILNQLDVKINQYKSIKELEKFILPIQEIHAKLQKISTDKLKKISTLEDRSAVSNEVEMCNQETLFIARDLNDTIFLDYISQEIIIYLERYVGKIEGIEKIIFDCEGLFKTRQLDQLIGYSLKTLLKIKENYRR
- a CDS encoding SDR family NAD(P)-dependent oxidoreductase is translated as MKKNQNKNSYAIVTGASKGLGYAYCEELLKLGYNIIGVARDTSSLKELQNKYLELKVEAWDIDLSDIKNSYKLIEKTKNFDIEIVINNAGYGVWGFFEETDLEQELNMIDLNIKTLHIITKLYVQEFQKNNKGRIFNIGSMASFTPAPVFSSYYASKAYVWSLGVAINTELKKAKSKVRVITLCPGPLKTDFWNRSSNQKEAKYKSTIKVMKTSVYAKKSLYAGLKTKRKNYIITGRSNKFAKSLTKWAPQSVVLNSVYNYQRKRK
- the pgsA gene encoding CDP-diacylglycerol--glycerol-3-phosphate 3-phosphatidyltransferase encodes the protein MNLANKITLVRILLIPLIVILLLLTPVDPIYSGVPALKLTVINIGNYNLTLTYLIAGILFIIASLTDMLDGYVARKYNMVTNFGKFFDSIADKLLTNAILIIFACFKIIPIWMCVILICRDFIIDVVRQILANSAVVMAANQMGRIRATAEMLGLSILFFLGIQCWDGMGEYGWVNQVVIIPMYLTTLLSIISAFIYIKANKKVLFDSSMEKKNEEKPE
- the tyrS gene encoding tyrosine--tRNA ligase, with the translated sequence MQSILKELEARELLKQYTNEEKIIKAQKEGAGLYCGFDPTADSLHVGHLIQIINLKRFKEFGFSPIAILGGGTGMIGDPSFKSEERNLLTLKQVEKNVNGIKKQLNFLIPDIKVVNNNDWLGKMSLIDFLREIGKDFNLAYLLAKENISSRIEKGLSITEFSYTMLQGYDFYKLYEDHNCWMQIGGSDQWGNITSGIDYIASKIGREHSKACGITMNLLTKKDGVKFGKTESGAIWLDKTKTSEYEFYQFFINQDDEDCEKLFKFLTTVSLQEIEKVKKEHSKEPFKRLMQKKLAQEITTFVHGVDGLKKAEKITQALFSGNIVDLEEQELLSIINSMEKVQVNNNKTMADFLVESKIATSKREARELLNEGAIWINNNNKFDDNTIVNKKMATIDNFIIVKKGKKKYIVIEIL
- the rpsD gene encoding 30S ribosomal protein S4 → MSRYTGSTFKKARRYGFSILETGKEFSKGKKRTTAPGQHGARRTKLSGYGQQMQEKQKVKFMYGLTERQFRNTYARAKKIKGITGTIFLQQLESRLDNVIYRMGLSLTRQGARQLVSHGHILVNGKKLDIPSYSVKIGDIISVKEKMQKNDKIVEALASNVSTVEFVKFDKIKLTGSLLRLPERKELNQEINEALIVEWYNRLIK
- a CDS encoding DUF3800 domain-containing protein, encoding MANFIDEKLYIALDESGKLNKNDIANYFIVGGFLYSDKDLVKTKIRLIENEIKNKYNIPKNFELKGNKSDELAMVDFINRIFEEIGNLIYPIFSVVSRKELSEHFTVNEMLAYDFFVNNLVHFNSKLFSFEEKCKRIFILMDERNLKKTEYNQLENLLKTNYIEKPYTINTYYLSSKLTDVIRLADILDHVVYTFYNNPSSEKNELFQTKIKKEYLERIKNGTIYYPFKKSYFKKIHEMNKTKKTDI
- a CDS encoding Sua5/YciO/YrdC/YwlC family protein — encoded protein: MLSNKNIELAINLLNKNKIVILPTDTIYGISALYSEENQKKINLIKKSESSKKLIILFSRFNQLKKIVKVDKAFKKNTKEKLPITQIINSKFGPMAFRKVKRKDLKKIINRVGLIFSTSVNYSGNKFLTKKEELELFNIQISEIFWDGELSSKPSKIVNLATNKVIRE